The Ooceraea biroi isolate clonal line C1 chromosome 7, Obir_v5.4, whole genome shotgun sequence genomic sequence ATCGATAGCgaggatataaataataacgagGACATCGTCACGACTGATGACAACAACAAAAGCTGCCTGCTTAACATATATAACGAACCCGGTGACGAGGAAGGGCGAGAATCCTTAGACGATCGCAATTCAGTAGACAACGACTCGGAAGTCGAGCGGGAGCAACGACACGAAGACTCTGACGACTCCGACCTGATCGAGCGCGGACCGATCAAACCCGACTACCAACCCCTTCGTGGACACCCCTATTCCATGGTAACCTGCCTGTCGCGTGTGACTGACAGTGCGAACGTGGCCCACGTGGACTACGACAAGACAGCCGAGCAGATCCTGAGAAATAAGGACTTCAGCGAGAAACTAAATCCCTGCTTGGATCAGCTATCGAACTCGAATCGCAATCAGTCGTCGATCGGGACGATAGTTGGGAACCTGGCGTTGAATGCCGAATGGATCGGAGAGAAAGCTGATGACATGTACCGTAGTGATCTTGCCAACGATGTAAGTGGGAGCAGACGTACTTATGTTTCTccgaaatttcgaaatattttcctcTATTTCTTTTATGTGTTAAGTGAATTTTGTGAACTTATTTTcatagaaaacaatttcccacatttttcaataattgtttattcttgtaagtttttctttataattttgctCATGCGCTTATTTTGAGAAATAACTGTGCGAAATTATGCACTTATATTGTGATATCAAAATAAGAATATGGCACAGAAGGATTTCCTAAGTTCTACAGTAAAGAAGTGCAGTTCTGCAGTTTATCTTATTCTAGACCGCGGCACTTCCCTCGATAATCGTCAACAATCCGGACGAGGAGTACTTGATGAACATCCTGTCGCGTGGTGGTTTCCAAGCCGCGGTACTCTCTGATACCGGCAGTCACTCGATTCCTTCGCCGAGTGCGAAAACCTGGTCCGACTCTCCGGCGAGCAGCTATAACTACGTCGTCTCGAGGTCGAACAGTCGGGCGTCGAGTCGCGCCCAATCGCCCGGTTCTGGTATAAACTTGGAGTCGCCGCAGATGCACGTAAACGTCATCGGTAGCCCGCTCGGTTCACCGCAGGTAAGCCTGTAATATCTGCATAAATGCATGAGCGCGTGCATAAGCAGCGCTTCAGCGAATCCGAACGCGAGGAATAAATGAACCAAAGTACATCGCAGAAGGCTTACGCGACTGCACTGTGTATGGTTTGTGAGGAAGTGTAACATTACACCGTCTAAAGAACAATTTTCTGGTTGAGATAATTATGAACTAAGATTACTATCAAATAACTTTTTCTTTGCACgcaattattgtatttaataattttagttaAATCAACTTTATGTAACATCAATATgttatcatttaataatttattgtcagttaaattaaaattatattctattaatatattttatagtaatttattaacaaaacttttttgtaaatatgcACACTgtacttatttttaaaaagctgTGATCGGGGTACTATTGATACTAATTCagttgaatttattaaattatttaaaatttattaaatttatcactGCAGAAAATGCCACAAAAATAAACTCataagtttatatatttaaatctctAACTTTCTCCTACTCATAAACTCAAAAAGCTTCAATTCATAAAACATCTTTTATGACAGTTTTTATCcatatcttataaaaaaatattcaagtgGTTACTCAAcgatgtacaaatttatgtcgCGATTGCCGTTTGCGGTTTTTCGCTGTCccgatataaatagaaaatgaaTTCACGTCAGATCATTCAATGAAGCGTGCATCTTCTTCTTTCGCAGATCGCATCGACTTACCGAGTGCCGCAAGCGTTGTCCTCTTCATCTTCGTCCTCCAATCAATCCTATGGCGACGCGTCCAGCCCGTTGAATTATCAGACACCTCTCAACTATCAGATCGAGAAACAGCTTGGCGAATCTGATTGGAAGGGACTCTACGATTCCTCGGGAACGATCGTCAACAGCAGTGACACTCTCGACTGTACATTGCTTCAGCTCGTGGAACAGGTCATAGAGGAGGATAAGCAACGCAAGGTGCTGAAGGAACCGCAGTTGGCCTCGAATGCCCCTTGCTTCTCGTCGATTTACAACAACCGGTGCGCGTCGGTGCGGACATTATTGGAGAACAATCTGAGCCTTGCATCGCACGAGCGTCCCGTGAACAACATGCGGAACGATAAGCCGGAGACTTGCCTGAACATGCCGGCGAACACGAATGCCAATCTTGTCGGCAACCTGCCCATCGATGATGGTCTTGTCTCGGTTTACACGAACAAGGAGAACACCAGTGGATGTACCTTTGTGAGTCGCACGATCAACAATCATGCGACGAATCTGGAGCAAAGGTATTATGAGCCGGCTATGAAGAATGCTCAGGTCAACGTGACGCAGCATAATGGTTTGCATGACATCGGCCTGAACGGCGAGGTATCCGTGAAGACGAACGAGCAAAGTTTGCGCACGTCGCAGGAGAAGTATGCAATGTTTCACACCACCGGCGAAGAGAAGAGGTATAACCAGCCATCATCGCAGACGTTCGTGCCCAACGATTATCAGATCCCGACGATAGTTTCTTCATTCATGTCCAGCCACCCGCAAAGGTAAAGTCACTTCCGTGATTTCTGGAACGCGTGAACGCGTCTGTCGAGATGAAGTAATATCGAATGACTAAGGGAATGATGACTATTGATGAtggataatattaataagataatattaataagatgtGTCGATCCTTGAACAGAAAAATAGATTTGAAGTTTAAAAATACGTATTTTTACTTCGAAGCAAAACTTCGTTTCCTCAAGGAAACAATCGAATATCGCTCTCCATATTCCTAGATGCATTTTAAATTGCAAGTTGCAATTGCACTGCTCGTAAGTGCGAAGAAAGATGTGTATCCTACTTCtgcgaaatataataaaaattaataacagacATGTGTGACAGTGGAACATGCGATAATGAGAAATGtgataaattaacaaatttccaTTGAAGTATTTCCTCAAGTTACCAGCCTTTGAGCATATTGGAAAAACATATTGGAAATTTGCTAATTATAAATcagaatgaataattaatatctctcatgcacatataaatattaataaaaacggtgcttaaaaaattgaattattgaaacgtttttataatttgtagaaataaaatatctcttaaattATAAGACACAAAGTATTAAAAactatgatttttattattttactaccACAATTATTATCATGTAGCTCTTGAGAAGAGGTAATAAAAAATGCGGTTAATGACCTGATTTCGTTTCAGTCGAGGCATAGTACCGTGGCCGTCGCTAAATTTACCATCTgtgagagcgagcgagagattGAAGGAAGGATTACATCCTAAGGAAGTGGAAAGAGCCATGAGTAATCTCCTAAAGAAATCCGTAGAAGAACTAGCGGCCGCCGACGGGGATGGTGACACGTACGTAATTCATTTCGTTCCATATAAATGGGCATGGATATAGTGcacaaaagaagtttatatCGTTTATAgcattatatctattatattaaaataaatacgttaATTCTGATGCACAGAATCCAAGATTTGTTTtgagataatttttttcgagCACTAATATGATCGAAATAGACAATAAAATCTTGACATCCaagtaaaacaaaaatgagaaatgtcaataatagaaacaattatttttcgcattttatcgcatttattagttcgttttcttttctcaaaATAATCAACTCGATGCCGGCCTTTAATTTAACGAGTTAACGGTGACAATCACGTGTGACAGGGCACTGATGTGTCTGGTGGGTAATCCGGAAGAGTTAACAAAGAAGAAAGCGTATCTGGCGCCGTTAGTCGAGAGATTGGGCAACATGCCGGGCGCTCTGTCGATGATGAACAATCGCGGCGAGGACGCTTTGTACTTGGCCGCCATGAATTGTCCGGAAATGCCGTACGTCACCGGATATCTGGCCGCCGCAATGCTGCAGAAGGGGATCAATATCAACCAAAAGTTATATCACAACGTGAGTTTCCTTATCTTCTCGCGATTCCTCGCGATTTGCAAAACCCGTGATTTGCACGAGTCATCAATTCGCTCGAATTTGCAATCATTTGTTGCAATCAAGCGTACTGCATTTAGAGTGTCTTCGAGCGAAACGATTCTGATTACGTGGAATGCATACATTCTTATCGGTGAAGTAATAATGCAAACGGTTATTAGTTAATAAATGCACCTCTGAGTGATTAATTGCACATAATTGCTGAATGAGTGTCGCGCGGCACGcttgagagaaaaaaaaaataataaaattgccagAGTCGACGAGTGGCGTAAAGATAATCTCGCACGCGATAGCGAATGATTTTCCGATATGTTATCGTCGTCTTTCATTTCAGGGTGACACGCTGATACACTCAGTAGCGGCACGTGGCGATTCCCACGGAGAAATCTTGGCGGAGTTGTTAGCATCGAAGACGCTACAAGGAAGTCCAGTTTTCGACCTGTCCAAGTGCAATTACAACGGTTAATTGAACTTGAAGGGCATAAAAATTACGAAGAAAAATTAGTGAGGTAGTTGTCCCgatgagaaaaatgaaaacggGTTCGTATTTCAGGAAGAACCGCTCTTCACATAGCAGTTGAATCACACGACCCAGTCAGACGAGGCATCAAGTCCTTGGCCACGACGCGTCTGCTCTTGGAGAACGGCGCTGACCTCATGGTGAAAGAAAGCAAGTGTGGCGACACCGCTTTACACATGGCAGCATCATTGAGTTGTGATCCCGCGCTCCTGAAGGTAATTCACCTGAGAGATTCCCTAGGTCAAATTACTCGCTTGAATTGCTCGTAAAATCGAAATGTTGAAGCTCGCGTATTGCCTCTGCCAGCTAATAAGAAACGTTTCAACTTTGTTGGTGCAAAGTCTCTTTTGGAAATCTTGTGATTCTCTTGTGGATAAAAGGTAgacaaataaaatagtaaaaatagtaaaaatgaaCTGTTTTGTACAGAGACGTTGATAGTTTTGAAAAGTTTCTCGGTTATTTAAGATTCTGGCAAGTAtagtttttttctcttattaatTTCACATAAACATTAATCTAACAATTAATCTAAagtgtaatataatacaatcgcCAGGTTAATTGCATTCAAAGTGTCAAGTTTAACATCGATAACTGCAATGTTTTTAAAACACTGATgttccattaaaattttccgttaaaagtattataaatgtattttaattataagtatgTGAAAGAAACTGTGTaatcgaagaaaaatatacgaGGCATTATGCGATAAAGCAGCTACAATGTTGTGTTCAcatataaaatgattattcatttttaatctctttttttttacgtgtGAAGTTTGTATTGCGAAGGATCTACCAGTTGCACACAAGAATGATTATAGAAAACAAGAAGAGATGACTCATTGTCACTCACCCAGAATGCCATGAGATAGCTTCTGCTACTATGTTTCTAGTATTAAATTAGTCGATAAGAAGTGGCAAAACAACACTGTGTTGCGTCgggcaataataaaaattaatttattgcattcgATGGGtcttttttgtatatatattcataatacatgtaaaacgattatttttttaaaagaactgTAATTCGTCAAACAGTCGATccacttatttttattttccatatcGGAtacaaacaattaattatttacgtgttaattaattttaattaacataatttctCAGTAACGTCCTGCACTCACCATCAGTACATATCCCACAAAAAGCAATGTAACACTATCGCTCCAGAAGGAAATTATTGCCAGACAAAACaacagaaataagaaaattatcaaatataataattatatgaaatgatgtaaaatgatatgatatgaaaagtataaacgcttttaaatgtacaataatttttaaagatcGATATTGAAAAGAGAATAAATCTAAATTCTCTTATTCCCTTAATACACCGTAAATGTTACTGTTTCTACGTTAAATTCATAGGCGACGCGTATCATTATGTGACATAATCGGTTTTCGTTGACATGAATTATACTTATACTCCTCTCGCTTCGTCCAACAGGTGTTGCTGTGCAAGGCTACTCTGAATGTGAACGAGATTAACTACATGTACAACACGCCGCTGCACATGGCCGCCGCAGTTTCGAGTACCGTGAACTTCGAAAGACAGAAGGAAGTCTGCCGGCTCCTGATACAAGCCGGAGCTCAGACGAACATACAAAATCGACAGGGGAAGACGCCTCTGGCGCTCGTGTCACCGGACAGGAAGGAAGCGATCAGGAGGATATTCTACAAGAAATCGTAATGCCGATAAGAGACGCGAAAGTGAGTTTGATCGAGCTCGCGAGTTCTACAAAAGACTGATCTTCACGGAAGTTTGATTCAGGagcatttctttctctttttggaCTCCTTAATGCTTTCCGCTCTATCTCGTGAACGTGCTTCACAAGATCCACACCGTTCATCGTGAACGAACTTTTAAAGACTGGTGACTTAAGCCGTTGGTTACAGTGGTGACTTAAGGAAAATCACTAATGATACGTAACGTTGTCGTGGAACAGCCAGGAAATTTATCGTAATCCGTATTCGGATTGTGAATCAATGAGAAGAATGGCGTCTTAATGGCGCTAAAGCAATTTTATAATCGCGCAGTTCACTCGATGCCGAACGCGTAATAGCTATATATAGTTCTAAATATCGACAATTGATGCTCTCCTGCAATTGCGAATGCGAGAAAATGTAAAGTTTATTTGTCTTTCTTTGCAGAATAGCATTTATTGTGCACGTTACAATCTGGTGATACGCAGCATACGATAGCAAAAGAGACTAAAATCAAATGAGAGAATTAAGCGAGAGGCAAGAAATGCGTTTCAAAATACGTCgccatattttttaactttatgtaattaattgttattgcttttcattgtattataattgttgCGTAACCATTTTTGCGCTCGGATAATATCGAAGTGAATATCCGATATCTCACAAATGCCTTACCAGAACGTAACATTAGCTATGTCCAATATTTCACTCATCTATTCTATAATTcttgtgatttttttcatatgaATCGCTTGAATTCTTAATGTCAAATGGAAGCACATacaaaaagcattttattcaGTTGTTCAAAGTTGTTACGTGATACCACAGCCGCAGGAAGACCAAACCGCGATATTATCACATTGCTTTAATATAATAGCTTGGTTTTAATATCCAACACTACTGACAATGTCTTTCTCTGATTGTACATatcgtttattaatatattcttcacTTGAGGTAAGAACGTTTagatatgtattaatatttagcCATCAACGCTCATGTACATAGTACGAATCGTGCACCAAAAAAGTTTGCTCCACGAAGCGACCGCATTTTCCTTAACTGCTCTTTTCGCGCTTTTGTCGACTACTAACATTATAAAAACGATGTTAAGGTCTCAGgaagaaatttgaaaaatttctttctttctgccttcatttatttaaatatacgatATAAGGAAACGAAGCGCTAAATCAACAGCTACGAAATTGTTACGTGGAACATCGAATATGAATACTGCTACAACATAGGAAAATGTATTGTAATTCTTGGCGTCGGTGTTGCTACGTGTCGGAAAATCGTAAGTCATTACAATGTGCGCATGATGACTCCGATAACGGCGTAGAAGAGGGATTGTGTCGCGGAGCGTGCGTTGCGCGTGTAAATGCGAGTTTTGTCGAGCGTGCATCGGTACCAGAAGTGTGCTACATTAGCATATATGTAAATCaccaaatacatttttatacatgaTAATTATGCCGCCTATGTGTATTGTTACCTCTCTTCCGCACCACTCTTCGTAACCACATTGTAATTCCCCGTCTATTTTTACCGAGTCCGAGCGCGTTTCGTGCGATGCATAATGTATGTATACTAAGTCTTCACTGATTCAAGCAGCAGCGACAAATCGAAATATCTCAGCACTTTAAGCaaagcaaaattaaaatactctTATATATCTGAATGAAACTAATATGAAAAAGCATGCCGCAGAAATCTTCACGTTGCTCCCGTAATAAACATTCGtcgtacaattaattattaatttgctgATTTTTAAGCTTTCTAAGTTTTGTAGTAACAAtagtttcgtttgtagttaaacgcgaaaaaaagttatatttgtTAACGATGCAATGGCGTTCGAAACTATTGTTACTGCCAGCAACTAGAAACAAAATGCTATCATTTCGTGTATTCAGAAATTGAAAATCTTGAAAGTAATGGGCAGAGTTCACACGTTTCCGCTCAccattttcaagattttcaaGTTCTGAATACACAAAATAGTATTTCGTTTATAATTGTTTGtagtaataatagttttttaaacgTACAGAATAGGCATAGCTCACAATCGATCTATTCGCATTTGGCATTGGTTGCGGATAACCCGTCACTGTTTAACAGCTTGCCTAATGGAAATGATCATAATTGTTATTCCTGGCATCGTAAAgtgaattattgaatttataaagACAGTAATTAATCAATCTTTCATCTTGATCATGTACGATTTCGTTTTCCTTATATCTGCATTGCACATGCATAATGCCTCAATACGGAGAATCGTAGCTATTGCAAATTAGTACAAACTAACTAatctgtaatttaatttattaccgCATTACTCTTTTTATATCTGCAATGAGATGGACATGACATAAATAAGAACGCAAAAGTTtcttattacaataaaatttagataACTAATTTTCCGCTGTTTCTTCTGTGCTTAGTAAACATAGCGATATTAatacgaataaaattaatatttcaaattaagctatacatatatatcgcaTAAAACTACaaacatttgaaaaatactgtgatataagatattttcacattttattttactttatttttacgataataattgtgaaataatataagatgcagaaggaaattatattatttctagaattatattattactacaactactattatattatttcttcatcTCTTAATATACATGACCAACCGATTCTCGCTAATCATACCGGAAATTACTCATGGGTAACTTGTTAcgaaagaaagatagaaagataaattacaaaatttaatatgacttactttactattattatatatcaacgtttaataacaattttactaatacatttaaaatttaaatgttttttaaacattaaagGTCTATTCATCTCATATTTAAGATCTCATactaaaattctatttaaataaaacttacttaaaattttaatcaacaaATGCAATTTTCTAAAACTTATTTCGTGGAAATTTTCTCATTGTTGTTAATTCACTGTCAATAATTCCGCTAGGGAAAAATGAATTTCCAATTTGttagaatatattattcacagagaaagagattgtTGAAATCAACGtcaataaataacataaaagaataacataacAATTTGTGGTCTACACAATGTATACTAAAAGCATCATTTCATGATATTAGCagtattaacataaaaaaattaaattaatatcacaagTTATCGTGTAGTATTCTCAGATAAACTCTATCAGTTTGACCGCATTTTCCGCAATTCTCATTGTGGGTATGCTGATATAATTGTCAGATTATAATGTGGCAAACGCGCCAAATCTGCTTCGCAACTGCCGGAATACATTTACTAAACAGTTCTCACTAATACATTGCGTTACATGCGTGTCAGTCACCATAAAAAAGCGGCACGAAAAAGCTGTCTATCTTAATTGCGCACTCAACCATGGATCCATCCGTCGGGCAAACGTGACATCCGAAACAGTCGTCGCTTGCTTTTATTACAACACGTTCGACTAGTGGTACTCCAGAAACTACTACAGAAACTCCTGCACTTCCTGAAACGCAAAGGATCAACCGACCGGACGTCTCAGCGTCGTCGAGAAGTCACCGGAAACTTGAAAACTCTATCTGGTCCCAAGTGCCCTGGGAAGGACTTGCGTAAAAGGCGAACGGGCGGACTGAGGAGAGAAGCGACAAAGCAAATCGCCGCTTCAACAAAGCAAAACCCAGCTTCTGCTTGGAAGCACTGAAAGTATGGTGAGagtgttttcttctttcatttaAAGAGTCGACTGAAGTCGAATACGCTCGTGATCGAAAATTCATTCTGAAATGTTCATCCTGCGCGATTTTcacgttttaattatattattctatatttaataaaaagaagcaAGTATTGATTTAGAAATGTTATTCGATTTGATGTTATTTGAGACCAATAAACCAACAATCGGGATTTTCGTAAATCGTTCCAAGATTTTTGCAAGTTTCGCGTTGCACAAAGCATGATTTATGTGAAATGTTACACCGTCTATCTCAGGGATCGGCAAAAGGCTGAAATTGGGCACGGGCAGTGCCCACTTGctgataaaattaacatttctgCCTGTCTGATTTCAGTGTGAGCATAGCAGTGCGAGCCGgcagtgaaattttattaatagtgCGTACGCTGAATATGGGAGCGACCCTACTCGCTGTAATACTCACGGCGGTATTGTCCGCATCTGCGAGTAACATCAGCGAACAATGCCAAGTTCACAATGAAAGGAGGATTACGTGTAGTTGCATCGGAAACGAGGTATTGACTAAATGCCTCCACATGAAATCGCGATAAACTGCATTCACCGCCTTCCGCTTCCGCTCATGCAATGTTTGTATATGAATCTTGAAATAGGTCGTCAAACTTTTTGCAGTTGCATTTTTCATAGacttatgtattaaatatattctaattttgTCGTTTCTCCGCAAAAATATCGAGAGATCAATAGTTTATAGACTTGAAAATGGTTTTAGTAATGAAACGAATAAACGTTATAATTTGTCCGATTTTAAATACGGAATTCGAAATTTCTTAATatcatgtaattttttttatttattaagtgtCCAACGTATTTGACTAGATTTCTTTTTCCAGGAGCTTTTTCTGCcagaaaattacaattacacgCGTATTACCAACGTATCTGTCACAGGATGCATTAGAGCAAACTTCCATTACAACAGTTTATGGAAAGCGAGCAACATCGAGGAGATAATCATCCAA encodes the following:
- the LOC105277528 gene encoding uncharacterized protein LOC105277528 is translated as MANMAYTSRVSPLRIEKRVLQRVSITDCSSVSSLEEDSGSAESEDMSISPDTSCRSSADADKSFDLEEDFRKKLDKFDDIIEKIENLRFARNSDDKFDDIIEKIENLRFARNNDDDDDGANANENVRGTRRVSRENVDNIEYRNTYKLQTYHCIDSEDINNNEDIVTTDDNNKSCLLNIYNEPGDEEGRESLDDRNSVDNDSEVEREQRHEDSDDSDLIERGPIKPDYQPLRGHPYSMVTCLSRVTDSANVAHVDYDKTAEQILRNKDFSEKLNPCLDQLSNSNRNQSSIGTIVGNLALNAEWIGEKADDMYRSDLANDTAALPSIIVNNPDEEYLMNILSRGGFQAAVLSDTGSHSIPSPSAKTWSDSPASSYNYVVSRSNSRASSRAQSPGSGINLESPQMHVNVIGSPLGSPQIASTYRVPQALSSSSSSSNQSYGDASSPLNYQTPLNYQIEKQLGESDWKGLYDSSGTIVNSSDTLDCTLLQLVEQVIEEDKQRKVLKEPQLASNAPCFSSIYNNRCASVRTLLENNLSLASHERPVNNMRNDKPETCLNMPANTNANLVGNLPIDDGLVSVYTNKENTSGCTFVSRTINNHATNLEQRYYEPAMKNAQVNVTQHNGLHDIGLNGEVSVKTNEQSLRTSQEKYAMFHTTGEEKRYNQPSSQTFVPNDYQIPTIVSSFMSSHPQSRGIVPWPSLNLPSVRASERLKEGLHPKEVERAMSNLLKKSVEELAAADGDGDTALMCLVGNPEELTKKKAYLAPLVERLGNMPGALSMMNNRGEDALYLAAMNCPEMPYVTGYLAAAMLQKGININQKLYHNGDTLIHSVAARGDSHGEILAELLASKTLQGSPVFDLSKCNYNGRTALHIAVESHDPVRRGIKSLATTRLLLENGADLMVKESKCGDTALHMAASLSCDPALLKVLLCKATLNVNEINYMYNTPLHMAAAVSSTVNFERQKEVCRLLIQAGAQTNIQNRQGKTPLALVSPDRKEAIRRIFYKKS